In the genome of Leeuwenhoekiella sp. MAR_2009_132, one region contains:
- the rplR gene encoding 50S ribosomal protein L18 yields the protein MAFSKYTRRNKIRLRIRKALVGTAERPRLSVYRSNKEIYAQIIDDTTGKTITAASSRDKGFSSSEENKAEIAKLVGKAIAEKAKEAGVEAVAFDRGGYLYHGRVKQLAEGAREGGLKF from the coding sequence ATGGCATTTTCAAAATACACTAGAAGAAACAAAATACGTCTCAGAATCCGTAAGGCTCTTGTGGGTACTGCAGAACGTCCAAGACTTTCTGTATATAGAAGTAATAAAGAGATTTACGCGCAGATCATTGATGATACTACGGGTAAAACTATAACTGCAGCATCATCTCGTGATAAAGGATTCTCTTCATCTGAGGAAAATAAAGCAGAGATCGCTAAGCTTGTAGGTAAGGCAATCGCAGAGAAGGCTAAAGAGGCAGGTGTAGAAGCGGTAGCATTTGACCGTGGAGGTTACCTGTATCATGGTAGAGTAAAACAATTAGCAGAAGGAGCCCGAGAAGGCGGATTAAAATTCTAA
- the rpsQ gene encoding 30S ribosomal protein S17 yields the protein MEKRNLRKERIGVVTSNKMQKSIVVAEVKKVKHPMYGKFVLKTKKYVAHDEQNDCNIGDTVRIMETRPLSKSKSWRLVEIIERAK from the coding sequence ATGGAAAAAAGAAATTTAAGAAAAGAACGTATAGGTGTTGTTACCAGCAATAAAATGCAGAAATCAATTGTGGTTGCTGAAGTTAAAAAGGTAAAACACCCTATGTATGGTAAATTCGTTTTAAAAACGAAAAAGTACGTAGCACACGACGAGCAAAACGACTGCAACATAGGAGATACAGTAAGGATTATGGAAACTAGACCTTTAAGTAAATCTAAAAGTTGGAGACTTGTAGAAATAATTGAAAGAGCTAAGTAA
- the rpsC gene encoding 30S ribosomal protein S3, giving the protein MGQKTNPIGNRLGIIRGWESNWYGGNDYGDKLAEDDKIRKYIHARLSKASVSRVIIERTLKLVTVTITTARPGIIIGKGGQEVDKLKEELKQITDKEVQINIFEIKRPELDAFLVASSVARQIENRISYRRATKMAIAAAIRMNAEGIKIQISGRLNGAEMARSESYKEGRIPLSTFRADIDYALVEAHTTYGRLGIKVWIMKGEVYGKRELSPLVGLAKKQGGKAGRGAGAPKPRRRK; this is encoded by the coding sequence ATGGGACAGAAGACAAATCCAATCGGAAATCGCCTAGGTATTATCAGAGGATGGGAATCTAACTGGTACGGTGGTAACGACTACGGTGATAAACTCGCCGAAGACGATAAGATTAGAAAGTACATTCACGCTCGTTTATCTAAGGCTAGTGTGTCTAGAGTAATTATTGAGCGTACGCTTAAGCTTGTAACCGTTACTATCACTACTGCAAGACCTGGTATTATTATCGGGAAAGGTGGTCAAGAGGTAGACAAGTTGAAAGAAGAACTTAAACAAATTACAGATAAGGAAGTTCAGATCAATATTTTTGAGATCAAACGTCCAGAACTTGACGCTTTTTTGGTTGCTTCCTCAGTAGCCCGTCAAATTGAGAATCGTATATCTTACCGTCGTGCAACGAAGATGGCTATTGCGGCTGCAATACGTATGAATGCAGAAGGTATCAAAATACAGATCTCAGGTCGTTTAAACGGGGCAGAGATGGCTCGTTCAGAATCTTATAAAGAAGGTCGTATTCCATTATCAACATTCAGAGCTGATATTGATTACGCTTTGGTAGAGGCTCATACTACTTATGGTAGATTGGGTATCAAAGTGTGGATCATGAAAGGTGAGGTTTACGGAAAGAGAGAATTATCTCCTTTAGTAGGACTTGCTAAGAAGCAAGGAGGAAAGGCCGGTCGTGGAGCTGGAGCACCAAAACCACGCCGTAGAAAGTAA
- the rplB gene encoding 50S ribosomal protein L2, which produces MSVRKLKPITPGQRFRVVNGFDAITTDKPEKSLLAPMKRSGGRNSQGKMTMRYTGGGHKRRYRIIDFKRNKVGVPATVATIEYDPNRTAFIALLNYQDGEKRYIVAPNGLQVDQNVVSGSGSAPEIGNALPLSDIPLGTIISCIELRPGQGAIMARSAGAFAQLMARDGKFATVKLPSGETRLILVNCMATIGAVSNSDHQLIVSGKAGRKRWLGRRPRTRPVVMNPVDHPMGGGEGKSSGGHPRSRNGIPAKGYRTRTKTKASNKYIVERRKK; this is translated from the coding sequence ATGTCAGTAAGAAAATTAAAACCAATCACCCCAGGACAGCGATTTAGAGTAGTAAATGGGTTTGACGCCATTACTACTGATAAGCCGGAAAAAAGCCTTTTGGCTCCGATGAAAAGATCTGGGGGGAGAAACAGTCAAGGAAAAATGACCATGCGCTATACTGGTGGTGGTCACAAAAGACGCTACCGCATTATTGATTTCAAAAGAAATAAAGTAGGTGTTCCTGCAACTGTAGCGACAATTGAGTATGATCCTAATCGTACTGCTTTTATTGCTTTGTTGAACTATCAAGATGGTGAAAAACGTTATATCGTTGCTCCTAATGGTCTTCAGGTAGATCAGAATGTAGTTTCTGGTAGTGGTTCTGCTCCTGAAATAGGAAATGCTTTACCATTATCTGATATTCCATTAGGTACAATTATTTCTTGTATAGAACTTCGTCCTGGTCAGGGAGCTATTATGGCTCGTAGTGCTGGTGCTTTTGCTCAGCTTATGGCTCGTGATGGTAAGTTTGCTACTGTTAAATTACCATCAGGTGAAACAAGATTAATACTTGTTAACTGTATGGCTACTATAGGTGCTGTATCTAATAGTGATCATCAGCTTATCGTTTCTGGTAAAGCTGGTAGAAAGCGTTGGTTAGGTAGACGTCCTCGTACAAGACCGGTTGTGATGAACCCAGTAGATCACCCAATGGGTGGTGGTGAAGGTAAATCTTCAGGTGGTCACCCACGTTCTAGAAATGGTATACCTGCTAAAGGTTATAGAACCCGTACTAAGACGAAAGCGAGTAATAAATATATTGTAGAACGTAGAAAGAAATAA
- the rplV gene encoding 50S ribosomal protein L22: protein MGVRKKERAEQRKEAKKSVAFAKLNNCPTSPRKMRLVVDLVRGQKVEKALQILKFSNKEASRRVEKLVLSAIANWQEKNEDASIEDADLVVKEIRVDGGSMLKRLRPAPQGRAHRIRKRSNHVTVVLAAKDNTQSK from the coding sequence ATGGGAGTTCGTAAAAAAGAAAGAGCAGAGCAGAGAAAAGAGGCTAAGAAAAGTGTAGCCTTTGCAAAACTGAACAACTGCCCTACTTCGCCTCGTAAAATGCGCTTAGTTGTGGATTTAGTAAGAGGTCAGAAAGTAGAAAAGGCGCTTCAAATATTGAAATTTAGTAATAAAGAAGCTTCTCGTCGTGTTGAAAAGTTAGTTCTTTCTGCCATTGCAAATTGGCAAGAGAAAAACGAAGATGCAAGTATTGAAGATGCAGATTTAGTTGTTAAGGAGATTCGAGTGGATGGTGGAAGTATGTTGAAAAGACTACGTCCTGCACCACAAGGTCGCGCACATAGAATTAGAAAACGTAGCAATCACGTGACTGTGGTACTTGCTGCTAAAGATAACACACAAAGCAAATAA
- the rplN gene encoding 50S ribosomal protein L14: MLQQESRLRVADNTGAKEVLTIRVLGGTKRRYASVGDKIVVSVKDATPNGQVKKGAVSTAVVVRTRKEVRRPDGSYIRFDDNACVLLNAQGEMRGTRVFGPVARELRDKQFMKIVSLAPEVL, encoded by the coding sequence ATGTTACAACAAGAATCAAGATTAAGAGTAGCTGATAACACTGGTGCAAAAGAAGTTTTGACGATTAGAGTGTTAGGTGGTACAAAAAGAAGATATGCTTCTGTAGGTGATAAAATAGTTGTTTCTGTAAAAGATGCAACTCCAAACGGTCAAGTAAAGAAAGGTGCCGTTTCTACTGCAGTTGTTGTGCGTACACGCAAAGAAGTACGTCGTCCAGATGGGTCATATATCCGTTTTGATGATAATGCTTGTGTGTTGTTAAATGCTCAAGGAGAAATGCGCGGAACTCGTGTATTTGGTCCTGTAGCGAGAGAGCTTCGTGATAAGCAATTCATGAAGATTGTATCATTAGCGCCAGAGGTGCTTTAA
- the rpsN gene encoding 30S ribosomal protein S14 — protein sequence MAKESMKARERKREKLAAKYAEKRKALKEAGDYEALQKLPKNSSPVRQHNRCKITGRPKGYMRTFGLSRVTFREMANQGLIPGVKKASW from the coding sequence ATGGCAAAGGAATCAATGAAAGCTCGCGAGAGAAAGCGTGAGAAACTTGCAGCCAAATATGCAGAAAAAAGAAAGGCTTTAAAAGAAGCTGGTGATTATGAAGCATTGCAAAAGCTGCCTAAAAATTCATCTCCTGTTCGTCAACATAATCGTTGTAAAATAACAGGACGTCCTAAGGGATATATGAGAACTTTTGGTCTTTCACGTGTAACTTTCCGTGAAATGGCTAATCAAGGTCTTATACCAGGTGTTAAAAAAGCAAGCTGGTAA
- the rpsH gene encoding 30S ribosomal protein S8 — translation MYTDTIADFLTRIRNAAAANHRVVEIPASNLKKEITKILFDQGYILSYKFEDKTAQGSIKIALKYDKETKDSVIKDIQRISKPGLRKYSSSKEVPRILNGLGISIVSTSKGVMTGKQAQQENVGGEVLCYVY, via the coding sequence ATGTATACAGATACTATTGCAGATTTTCTAACTAGGATTAGAAACGCAGCAGCAGCAAACCACCGAGTTGTGGAGATACCTGCTTCTAACTTGAAAAAAGAAATAACCAAGATCTTATTTGATCAAGGTTATATTTTAAGTTACAAATTTGAAGATAAAACCGCTCAAGGCAGCATTAAGATTGCTTTGAAGTACGATAAAGAGACTAAGGACTCTGTTATCAAGGACATTCAGAGAATAAGTAAGCCAGGTTTACGTAAATATTCTTCTTCTAAAGAAGTGCCACGTATTCTTAATGGTTTAGGTATCTCTATTGTATCTACTTCAAAAGGAGTAATGACAGGAAAGCAGGCTCAACAAGAGAATGTAGGAGGAGAAGTACTTTGCTACGTATATTAA
- the rpsK gene encoding 30S ribosomal protein S11, whose protein sequence is MAKQNTKGGGKGAKATKGTKKRKVIVESIGEAHISASFNNILISLTNKKGDVVSWSSAGKMGFRGSKKNTPYAAQLAAEDASKVAHEAGLRKVKVYVKGPGNGRESAIRSIHNSGIEVTEIVDVTPLPHNGCRPPKRRRV, encoded by the coding sequence ATGGCAAAGCAAAACACTAAAGGTGGAGGAAAAGGCGCAAAAGCTACTAAAGGTACAAAAAAGCGCAAGGTAATTGTTGAGTCGATAGGTGAAGCACATATTTCAGCATCGTTCAATAATATCTTAATTTCTTTGACAAATAAGAAAGGTGATGTTGTTTCTTGGTCTTCAGCCGGTAAAATGGGCTTTAGAGGTTCTAAGAAAAACACTCCTTATGCAGCACAATTAGCTGCAGAGGATGCAAGTAAAGTGGCTCACGAAGCTGGTTTACGTAAGGTTAAAGTTTATGTAAAAGGACCAGGTAATGGTCGTGAATCTGCTATACGTTCTATCCACAATAGTGGTATCGAAGTTACAGAAATCGTAGACGTTACACCATTACCACATAATGGATGTCGCCCTCCTAAGCGTAGAAGAGTTTAA
- the rpsS gene encoding 30S ribosomal protein S19 has product MARSLKKGPYVHYKLELKVAANVEANKKTVIKTWSRASMITPDFVGQTIAVHNGRQFVPVYVTENMVGHKLGEFSPTRSFRGHTGSKNKGKK; this is encoded by the coding sequence ATGGCACGTTCATTAAAAAAAGGACCTTACGTTCACTATAAATTAGAGCTAAAAGTAGCTGCTAATGTAGAAGCTAATAAGAAAACAGTAATCAAAACTTGGTCAAGAGCATCAATGATTACTCCAGATTTTGTTGGTCAAACTATAGCAGTTCACAACGGTCGTCAATTTGTTCCTGTTTACGTAACAGAAAACATGGTTGGTCACAAGTTAGGAGAATTTTCACCTACAAGATCTTTTAGAGGTCACACTGGGTCAAAAAATAAAGGTAAAAAATAA
- the rpsM gene encoding 30S ribosomal protein S13 — protein MARIAGVDIPKQKRGVIALTYIFGIGNSRAQKILAQADVDENLKVNEWDDDQIGRIRDAVGSYKIEGELRSEVSMSIKRLMDIGCYRGIRHRSGLPLRGQRTKNNSRTRKGKRKTVANKKKATK, from the coding sequence ATGGCTAGAATTGCAGGGGTAGATATCCCAAAACAAAAGAGAGGTGTAATCGCTTTGACGTACATCTTTGGAATCGGAAATAGCAGAGCTCAGAAGATATTGGCTCAGGCAGATGTTGATGAGAATTTAAAAGTAAACGAGTGGGATGATGATCAAATAGGTCGTATTCGTGATGCTGTAGGTTCTTATAAGATTGAAGGTGAACTTAGAAGTGAAGTTTCAATGAGTATTAAGCGTCTTATGGATATTGGTTGTTACCGTGGTATCAGACACCGTTCTGGTTTACCATTACGTGGTCAACGTACCAAAAACAACTCAAGAACCAGAAAAGGTAAGCGTAAAACGGTTGCTAACAAGAAAAAGGCAACTAAATAA
- the ykgO gene encoding type B 50S ribosomal protein L36: MKVRASVKKRSADCKIVRRKGRLYVINKKNPKFKQRQG, encoded by the coding sequence ATGAAAGTAAGAGCATCAGTAAAGAAAAGAAGTGCAGACTGCAAGATTGTACGTCGCAAAGGAAGATTATACGTTATTAATAAAAAGAACCCTAAGTTCAAACAAAGACAAGGTTAA
- the rpsE gene encoding 30S ribosomal protein S5, whose protein sequence is MYQKYKNVELVKPSGLDLKDRLVGVQRVTKVTKGGRAFGFSAIVVVGDESGVVGQGLGKSKDVASAIAKAVEDAKKNLVRIPLSKSTIPHEQKGKYGGARVLLMPAAPGTGVIAGGAIRSVLEAVGIHDVLSKNQGSSNPHNVVKATFDALLQLRSAETVAKQRGISLDKVFKG, encoded by the coding sequence ATGTATCAAAAATATAAAAACGTAGAGTTAGTAAAACCAAGCGGATTAGATCTTAAAGACCGTTTAGTAGGTGTTCAACGTGTTACTAAGGTAACAAAGGGTGGTAGAGCTTTTGGTTTTTCTGCTATTGTTGTAGTTGGTGATGAAAGTGGAGTAGTAGGTCAAGGTCTTGGTAAATCTAAGGATGTTGCCAGTGCGATAGCTAAGGCGGTCGAAGATGCTAAAAAGAACTTAGTACGTATTCCACTTAGTAAAAGTACCATACCTCACGAGCAAAAAGGTAAATATGGTGGTGCACGAGTGCTACTTATGCCTGCAGCTCCTGGTACAGGAGTAATTGCCGGTGGTGCGATTCGTTCAGTACTTGAAGCAGTGGGTATTCACGATGTACTTTCTAAAAATCAAGGATCTTCTAACCCACATAACGTGGTAAAGGCTACCTTTGACGCACTCTTACAATTAAGAAGTGCTGAAACCGTAGCTAAACAGAGAGGAATTTCTCTTGATAAAGTTTTTAAAGGATAA
- the rplF gene encoding 50S ribosomal protein L6, with the protein MSRIGKNPITIPAGVTVDVTDGIITVKGKLGELKQEYSNIDIKIEEGVITLERSSDKKEDKAKHGLYRALIANMIEGVANGYTKSLELVGVGYRASNQGQKLDLALGYSHNIVLEVAPEVTVETVSDKGKNPIVKLTSFDKQLVGQVAAKIRGFRKPEPYKGKGIKFVGEQLRRKAGKSA; encoded by the coding sequence ATGTCAAGAATAGGAAAAAACCCAATTACGATACCAGCTGGTGTTACTGTTGATGTAACAGATGGTATAATTACTGTAAAAGGAAAGTTAGGAGAGCTTAAGCAAGAGTATTCTAACATAGATATAAAAATTGAAGAGGGTGTAATCACCCTGGAGCGTTCTTCCGATAAAAAAGAGGATAAGGCAAAACATGGTTTATACCGTGCTTTAATAGCAAATATGATTGAAGGTGTAGCTAATGGTTACACTAAATCACTAGAGTTAGTAGGTGTAGGTTATAGAGCTAGTAACCAAGGTCAAAAATTAGATTTGGCTTTAGGTTATTCACACAATATTGTTTTGGAAGTTGCGCCAGAGGTTACTGTTGAAACAGTAAGCGATAAAGGTAAGAACCCAATCGTAAAGCTTACTTCATTTGACAAACAATTAGTTGGTCAAGTTGCAGCGAAGATTAGAGGCTTCCGTAAGCCAGAGCCTTACAAAGGAAAAGGTATCAAATTTGTAGGAGAGCAATTAAGAAGAAAAGCAGGTAAATCTGCATAA
- the secY gene encoding preprotein translocase subunit SecY has translation MKAIETIKNIWKIEELKNRILLTLGLLLVYRFGAQIVLPGIDASQLANLSAQTDGGLLGLLNAFTGGAFSNASVFALGIMPYISASIVVQLMGIAVPYLQKLQKEGESGRRKINQITRWLTIAITLIQGPGYITNLFNILPADAFVMGSNVTFIISSVIILTTGCVFAMWLGEKITDKGIGNGISLLIMVGIIARLPQSFIQEWISRVSESNGGLIMILIELVIWFVIILLSVLLVMAVRQIPVQYARRTASGSYERNVFGSRQYIPLKLNASGVMPIIFAQAIMFIPGAVIGLSESTTAQSVAAEFTNIFGFWYNFVFALLIIIFTYFYTAITVPTNKMADDLKRSGGFIAGIRPGTETSEYLDRIMSQITLPGSIFLALIAVFPAVAVSVLGMQQGWALFYGGTSLLILVGVAIDTMQQVNSYLLNRHYDGLMKSGKNRKAVA, from the coding sequence ATGAAGGCTATAGAAACGATTAAGAATATCTGGAAAATAGAAGAGTTGAAGAATCGTATTCTTCTAACCCTCGGTTTACTATTAGTATACCGTTTTGGGGCTCAAATAGTTCTTCCAGGTATTGATGCATCTCAATTAGCCAACTTGTCTGCTCAGACAGACGGAGGTTTACTTGGGTTACTAAATGCATTTACAGGTGGGGCATTTTCAAATGCCTCTGTATTTGCTTTAGGTATTATGCCTTATATTTCTGCATCTATTGTTGTGCAGCTTATGGGTATTGCTGTACCTTATTTACAGAAGCTACAAAAAGAAGGAGAAAGTGGTCGTCGTAAAATTAACCAAATTACACGTTGGTTAACCATTGCAATAACTCTTATTCAAGGACCTGGTTATATAACCAACTTGTTTAATATACTTCCTGCTGATGCTTTTGTTATGGGAAGTAATGTTACCTTCATTATTTCTTCAGTTATTATTTTGACTACAGGTTGTGTATTTGCAATGTGGTTAGGTGAAAAAATAACTGATAAAGGTATAGGTAATGGTATTTCACTACTAATTATGGTGGGTATTATAGCAAGATTACCTCAATCATTTATTCAGGAGTGGATTTCAAGAGTTTCTGAATCTAATGGTGGTTTGATTATGATCCTCATAGAGCTCGTAATTTGGTTTGTTATAATTCTTCTTTCTGTATTATTAGTAATGGCAGTTAGACAGATACCGGTACAATATGCACGTAGAACTGCAAGTGGGAGTTATGAGCGTAACGTTTTTGGAAGTAGACAGTATATTCCATTAAAGCTTAATGCTTCTGGTGTTATGCCTATCATATTTGCTCAGGCGATTATGTTTATTCCTGGTGCTGTTATTGGTTTATCAGAATCTACCACTGCACAATCAGTTGCTGCTGAATTCACAAATATATTTGGTTTTTGGTACAACTTTGTTTTTGCATTATTAATTATAATTTTTACTTACTTCTATACAGCAATCACGGTGCCTACTAATAAAATGGCAGATGATTTAAAAAGAAGTGGTGGTTTTATAGCAGGTATTCGACCAGGTACAGAGACTTCTGAATATTTAGACAGAATTATGTCTCAGATTACGCTACCCGGATCAATATTTTTAGCATTGATTGCTGTTTTTCCTGCGGTTGCTGTAAGTGTTTTAGGAATGCAACAAGGTTGGGCACTTTTTTATGGTGGTACTTCTTTGCTTATTCTTGTAGGTGTAGCAATAGATACTATGCAACAAGTAAATTCTTATTTACTAAATAGACATTACGATGGCTTAATGAAGTCAGGTAAAAATCGAAAAGCAGTAGCATAA
- the infA gene encoding translation initiation factor IF-1: protein MAKQQAIEQDGSIIEALSNAMFRVELENGHIVTAHISGKMRMHYIKLLPGDKVKLEMSPYDLSKARITYRY, encoded by the coding sequence ATGGCAAAACAACAAGCAATAGAACAAGACGGTTCAATAATTGAAGCATTGTCTAACGCAATGTTTAGAGTTGAACTCGAAAATGGTCACATTGTGACTGCGCATATCTCAGGTAAGATGCGTATGCATTATATTAAATTATTACCTGGAGATAAAGTAAAACTAGAAATGAGCCCATACGATTTATCAAAGGCTCGTATAACTTATAGATACTAG
- the rplO gene encoding 50S ribosomal protein L15, producing MGLNNLKPAAGSVKKNDSRRGRGEATGNGGTAGRGHKGAKSRSGYSKKVGFEGGQMPLQRRVPKFGFTNVNRKEFSGVNLDTLQEYVDAGRIQDEVTIDVLVQNRLVGKNDLVKILGRGELKAKLKISVHKFTASAQKAIEAAGGEAVTL from the coding sequence ATGGGTTTAAACAATCTAAAACCGGCAGCAGGCTCGGTAAAAAAGAACGACAGCAGGCGAGGTCGTGGTGAAGCTACAGGAAATGGCGGAACCGCTGGCCGTGGGCACAAAGGTGCGAAGTCACGATCAGGATATTCTAAGAAAGTAGGTTTTGAAGGTGGTCAAATGCCACTTCAAAGACGTGTTCCTAAATTTGGTTTTACAAATGTAAACCGTAAGGAATTTTCAGGTGTAAACCTTGATACTTTGCAAGAGTATGTTGACGCTGGAAGAATCCAGGACGAAGTTACTATTGATGTTTTGGTTCAGAACAGATTAGTAGGTAAAAATGACTTAGTGAAAATTTTAGGTCGTGGAGAGCTAAAAGCTAAATTGAAGATTAGTGTTCATAAATTTACAGCCTCAGCACAAAAAGCTATAGAAGCAGCAGGCGGAGAAGCAGTAACTTTATAA
- the rplE gene encoding 50S ribosomal protein L5 yields the protein MAYISRLKTEYNERVIAALKEEFGYANVMQVPKLKKIVISRGVGAAVADKKLIDYSVEELTTIAGQKAVATMSKKDVAAFKLRKGMPIGAKVTLRGERMYEFLDRLITSALPRVRDFNGINATGFDGRGNYSLGITEQIIFPEIDIDKVRKIEGMNVTFETSAETDKEAKALLTQLGMPFKKK from the coding sequence ATGGCTTACATTTCAAGACTAAAGACGGAATATAATGAGCGTGTAATTGCGGCTCTAAAAGAAGAATTTGGGTATGCAAATGTTATGCAGGTTCCTAAATTAAAAAAGATCGTAATCTCTAGAGGAGTAGGTGCGGCTGTAGCTGATAAAAAATTGATTGATTATTCTGTAGAAGAATTAACAACAATTGCTGGTCAAAAAGCAGTGGCAACAATGTCTAAAAAAGATGTTGCTGCTTTTAAATTACGTAAGGGTATGCCTATTGGAGCAAAAGTTACATTGCGCGGTGAGCGCATGTATGAGTTCTTAGATCGTTTAATTACATCTGCACTACCTCGAGTAAGAGATTTTAACGGTATTAACGCAACAGGATTTGACGGTCGTGGTAACTACAGCTTAGGTATTACAGAGCAAATAATATTTCCTGAAATTGATATCGATAAAGTTCGTAAAATTGAAGGTATGAATGTTACCTTTGAAACTTCTGCGGAAACTGATAAAGAAGCAAAAGCATTATTAACTCAATTGGGAATGCCCTTTAAAAAGAAGTAA
- the rplP gene encoding 50S ribosomal protein L16, which translates to MLQPKKTKFRKQQKGRMKGNAGRGHLLSNGTFGIKSLDSNFLTSRQIEAARIAATRFMKREGSLWIRIFPDKPITKKPLEVRMGKGKGAVEYWAAVVKPGRMLFEIGGVSEPVAREALRLAAQKLPVKTKYVVARDYQAD; encoded by the coding sequence ATGTTACAGCCTAAAAAGACAAAGTTTCGTAAGCAACAGAAGGGTAGAATGAAGGGTAATGCCGGAAGAGGGCATTTACTTTCTAATGGTACTTTTGGTATCAAATCATTAGACTCTAATTTTCTTACGTCAAGACAAATAGAAGCTGCACGTATTGCTGCAACACGTTTTATGAAACGTGAAGGATCTTTATGGATCAGAATATTTCCAGACAAGCCTATTACAAAGAAGCCGTTGGAAGTACGTATGGGTAAAGGTAAAGGTGCTGTTGAGTACTGGGCAGCTGTAGTTAAGCCAGGTAGAATGTTGTTTGAAATAGGTGGTGTTTCTGAGCCGGTGGCTCGTGAAGCATTACGTTTAGCAGCACAAAAGCTTCCGGTTAAAACAAAATATGTAGTAGCTAGGGATTATCAAGCTGACTAA
- the rpmC gene encoding 50S ribosomal protein L29, producing MKQSEVKELSVAELQEELVKAKRAYTDLKMAHAISPLENPIQLRGLRRSVARIATELTKRELQ from the coding sequence ATGAAACAATCAGAAGTAAAAGAACTATCTGTAGCAGAATTACAGGAAGAGTTAGTAAAAGCGAAAAGAGCTTATACCGATTTAAAAATGGCACATGCTATTTCTCCTTTGGAAAATCCCATTCAGCTTAGAGGTCTAAGAAGATCTGTAGCACGTATTGCTACTGAGCTGACAAAACGCGAATTACAATAA
- the rpmD gene encoding 50S ribosomal protein L30, translating into MAKIKVTKVKSAINRTQNQKRTLEALGLKKMNQVVEHENTPNILGMVNKVSHLVSVEEA; encoded by the coding sequence ATGGCAAAAATAAAAGTAACTAAGGTTAAAAGTGCGATCAATCGTACGCAAAACCAGAAGAGAACTCTTGAGGCTTTAGGTCTTAAAAAAATGAATCAGGTAGTGGAGCATGAAAATACTCCTAATATACTTGGAATGGTAAATAAAGTAAGTCATTTAGTTTCTGTAGAGGAAGCTTAA
- the rplX gene encoding 50S ribosomal protein L24, whose protein sequence is MTKLKIKVGDTVRVTAGDHKGEEGKVQRVIKDKNKAIVEGVNLVSKHEKPSASNPQGGIAKKEAALHISNLSLVDGNGDATRVGYRMEGDKKVRFSKKSNEVI, encoded by the coding sequence ATGACAAAGCTTAAAATAAAAGTTGGCGATACCGTACGAGTTACTGCTGGAGATCACAAAGGTGAGGAAGGTAAAGTACAGCGCGTTATTAAAGATAAGAACAAAGCAATCGTTGAAGGGGTTAATTTAGTGTCTAAACACGAGAAGCCAAGTGCTTCAAATCCTCAAGGTGGTATTGCAAAGAAAGAGGCAGCTCTACATATTTCAAATCTATCTCTTGTAGATGGTAATGGTGATGCTACTCGTGTAGGTTACCGTATGGAAGGTGATAAGAAAGTGCGTTTTTCTAAAAAATCAAATGAAGTAATTTAG